The proteins below come from a single Danaus plexippus chromosome 20, MEX_DaPlex, whole genome shotgun sequence genomic window:
- the LOC116773828 gene encoding uncharacterized protein LOC116773828 isoform X4, with protein MRGGLIGGFCFLAFLLSSGTKGENLLYSNDVLQGEIGKSSSNNSNLYREATAEIDTDSAETTKYDTSTPGTLHSDNNLIQNIEARSGTESEVTTETVTESLNSRDGSISSTTTNDLSTSPDHPKYDSSNEASVQTQALSRTGGHIGYKESEPSDDEQSRYFHHATTASLNAIEDEDQALGRYDPESSESRVNPVTNRAAYNVNSNTEPAIQDQDIQDKSDEPDADLRHGLVHAFAGARSRVISQNDYILPTSIPGGDNLIACSNEYELHNIWSPIYDCMVCVCVREGWSLMPVCVTCNTCAIPPIAPPPPPSPPLLPPMRPSIIPEQPVIDLYPPLPPPILIPEQQIYDIYPPLPPPLPSPPSPPHFILPDQPEYEILPHPLPPSQPPFIVPEQPIYEILPPLLPKHLPPPPPPPPILPLPSPPLPIPPPPEPESQVSCDPLPTDSPFQNPLNPCQICICTRIYNALGQTDIQIQCQENPSCTPPPDNIQIPPTPVPRPAPMSLCEGFPPGVTFPHPSDACKICKCVIEEVYFTPEQRIICIPNPECEPLPLPPPPLPPPPIMPEPIPDIHHEVYPTISQNPEPMPWPPVLKPMPPPSPLPGPPPHDTCRPYPPNTPFQHPWDECQICMCSESYGVNIVNVEVNCYTKKSCCIEPPIPEPLLLPPYPSHVPSTNQATGNIVFIEPKCRYQPPDTPFIIDCNICICQVVFSYVVAQCTPQLNCGAPLIGGNVDTSAQATAIANSGNLSPNANFYPHSPIDSQSGSITQANAQSLSSLSNALGQANSYTVGGNSQAQAITNAQYNPYYIKPYSIGGGSKVLAQAEAETITNNLYPYNNNPYSPGSYFDSQAQAEAIANSQSGGLSPYNPYSLGGSQSNALAEAIANSQSGGLSPYNHYSLGGSQSSALAEAEAIANSQSGGLSPYNPYSLGGSQSSAFVEAIANSQSGGLSPYNPYSLGGSQSNALAQAEAIANSQSGGLSPYNPYSLGGSQSNALAQAEAIANSQSGGLSPYNPYSLGGSQSNALAQAEAIANSQSGGLSPYNPYSLGGSQSNALAQAEAIANSQSGGLSPYNPYSLGGSQSNALAQAEAIANSQSGGLSPYNPYSLGGSQSNALAQAEAIANSQSGGLSPYNPYSLGGSQSNALAQAEAIANSQSGGYLHIILTLLEAVNQTHLLKPKLLPTLNQEVYLHIILTLLEAVNQTNLLKPKLLPILNREGYPHIILTLLEAVNQTHLLKPKLLPILNREGYPHIILTLLEAVNQAPLLKPSPILNPEVYLHIILTLLEAVNQTHLLKPKLLPILNREGYLHIILTLLEAVNQTHLLKPKLLPILNREGYLHIILTLLEAVNQTHLLKPKPSPTLNQEVYLHIILTLLEAVNQTHLLKPKLLPTLNPEVYLHIILTLLEAVNQTHLLKPKLLPTLNPEVYLHIILTLLEAVNQTHLLKPKLLPTLNPEVYLHIILTLLEAVNQTHLLKPKLSPTLNQEVYLHIILTLLEAVNQTHLLKPKLLPTLNPEVYLHIILTLLEAVNQTHLLKPKLLPTLNPEVYLHIILTLLEAVNQTHLLKPKLLPTLNPEVYLHIILTLLEAVNQTHLLKPKLLPTLNPEVYLHIILTLLEAVNQTHLLKPKLLPTLNPEVYLHIILTLLEAVNQTHLLKPKLLPTLNPEVYLHIILTLLEAVNQTHLLKPKLQLIHNMVMHKLVPTP; from the exons AGTCGGAAGTTACTACCGAAACTGTAACGGAATCATTGAATTCTAGAGATGGTAGTATTAGTAGCACTACTACTAATGACCTATCGACCAGTCCTGACCATCCCAAGTACGATTCCAGTAATGAAGCATCAGTTCAAACTCAAGCTCTTTCTCGTACAGGTGGACACATCGGGTATAAGGAATCCGAGCCTAGTGATGATGAACAGTCAAGGTATTTTCATCACGCAACCACAGCAAGCCTTAATGCTATCGAAGACGAAGATCAAGCTTTAGg ACGTTATGATCCAGAGTCTTCCGAATCTCGTGTCAATCCCGTGACAAATCGAGCGGCATACAATGTTAACTCTAACACTGAACCAGCAATTCAAGACCAAGATATACAAGATAAATCGGATG aaCCTGATGCAGATCTTAGACACGGTTTAGTACATGCATTTGcag GAGCGAGGTCAAGAGTTATTAGTCAGAATGACTACATTCTTCCAACTTCAATACCAG gaGGAGATAACTTGATCGCATGCTCAAACGAGTATGAACTTCACAATATCTGGTCACCGATTTACGATTGTATGGTTTGTGTTTGTGTAAGGGAGGGCTGGTCTTTGATGCCTGTCTGTGTTACTTGTAACACGTGTGCTATACCACCGATAGCACCGCCACCCCCTCCTTCTCCACCACTGCTTCCGCCAATGCGGCCTTCAATAATTCCGGAGCAACCTGTGATCGACTTATACCCACCGCTTCCTCCTCCTATCCTAATCCCCGAACaacaaatatatgatatatatccACCACTACCACCTCCTTTACCATCACCACCGTCACCACCGCACTTTATTTTACCGGATCAACcggaatatgaaatattacctCATCCTTTGCCACCGTCTCAGCCACCATTTATAGTGCCAGAACAACCGATCTATGAAATATTACCACCACTACTGCCGAAGCATCTACCACCACCGCCACCACCACCACCGATATTGCCTTTGCCATCACCACCACTACCGATACCACCACCACCTGAACCAGAATCTCAAG TTTCGTGCGATCCGTTACCGACGGACTCACCATTCCAAAACCCATTGAATCCGTGCCAGATATGCATATGTACGCGGATCTACAATGCTCTCGGACAGACGGACATACAAATACAATGTCAGGAAAATCCATCATGCA CGCCGCCCCCCGACAACATACAAATAC CTCCGACGCCGGTGCCGAGACCAGCCCCGA TGTCGCTATGTGAGGGATTCCCGCCCGGTGTGACGTTCCCTCATCCGTCTGATGCATGCAAAATATGCAAGTGTGTTATCGAGGAAGTTTACTTCACACCAGAGCAAAGAATTATCTGCATACCAAACCCTGAATGCG AACCACTGCCATTACCACCACCACCACTACCACCACCACCGATAATGCCCGAGCCGATCCCAGATATACACCATGAAGTTTATCCTACGATATCACAGAATCCTGAACCGA tGCCTTGGCCACCAGTGCTAAAGCCAATGCCACCACCTAGTCCTCTACCTGGACCTCCACCAC ACGACACCTGTAGACCCTACCCTCCGAACACGCCATTCCAGCATCCGTGGGACGAATGTCAAATCTGTATGTGTAGCGAGTCTTATGGTGTGAATATCGTCAACGTAGAAGTCAACTGCTATACCAAAAAATCATGct GTATCGAACCACCGATTCCGG AACCCTTACTTTTACCCCCGTACC CGAGCCATGTGCCATCCACGAATCAAG CGACCggaaatatagtatttattg AACCGAAGTGCCGCTATCAACCACCAGATACACCGTTTATAATCGACTGTAATATTTGCATATGTCAAGTGGTATTCTCATATGTAGTCGCTCAGTGCACGCCACAACTAAATTGCG GAGCACCTTTAATCGGAGGGAATGTTGACACTTCCGCCCAAGCAACAGCCATTGCAAATTCAGGGAACTTGTCACCAAATGCAAATTTCTATCCACATTCTCCAATAGATAGTCAGTCTGGCTCAATTACTCAGGCAAATGCTCAGTCTCTATCAAGCCTCTCGAACGCTCTGGGTCAAGCCAATTCTTACACCGTGGGAGGCAATAGTCAAGCACAAGCCATCACAAATGCTCAATACAATCCATACTATATCAAACCATATTCTATTGGAGGAGGTTCTAAGGTTCTTGCGCAAGCTGAAGCGGAAACTATAACAAATAACTTATACCCATACAATAACAATCCTTATTCTCCAGGTAGTTATTTTGATTCTCAAGCACAAGCCGAAGCTATTGCCAATTCTCAATCGGGAGGGTTATCCCCATATAATCCTTATTCTCTTGGAGGCAGTCAATCAAACGCCCTTGCTGAAGCCATCGCCAACTCTCAATCGGGAGGGTTATCCCCATATAATCATTACTCTCTTGGAGGCAGCCAATCAAGCGCCCTTGCTGAAGCTGAAGCTATTGCCAATTCTCAATCAGGAGGTTTATCTCCATATAATCCTTACTCTCTTGGAGGCAGCCAATCAAGCGCCTTTGTTGAAGCCATCGCCAACTCTCAATCAGGAGGTTTATCTCCATATAATCCTTACTCTCTTGGAGGCAGTCAATCAAACGCACTTGCTCAAGCCGAAGCTATTGCCAATTCTCAATCGGGAGGGTTATCCCCATATAATCCTTACTCTCTTGGAGGCAGTCAATCAAACGCACTTGCTCAAGCCGAAGCTATTGCCAACTCTCAATCAGGAGGTTTATCTCCATACAATCCTTACTCTCTTGGAGGCAGTCAATCAAACGCACTTGCGCAAGCCGAAGCTATTGCCAACTCTCAATCAGGAGGTTTATCTCCATATAATCCTTACTCTCTTGGAGGCAGTCAATCAAACGCACTTGCGCAAGCCGAAGCTATTGCCAACTCTCAATCAGGAGGTTTATCTCCATATAATCCTTACTCTCTTGGAGGCAGTCAATCAAACGCACTTGCTCAAGCCGAAGCTATTGCCAACTCTCAATCAGGAGGTTTATCTCCATATAATCCTTACTCTCTTGGAGGCAGTCAATCAAACGCACTTGCTCAAGCCGAAGCTATTGCCAACTCTCAATCCGGAGGTTTATCTCCATATAATCCTTACTCTCTTGGAGGCAGTCAATCAAACGCACTTGCTCAAGCCGAAGCTATTGCCAACTCTCAATCCGGAGGTTATCTCCATATAATCCTTACTCTCTTGGAGGCAGTCAATCAAACGCACTTGCTCAAGCCGAAGCTATTGCCAACTCTCAATCAGGAGGTTTATCTCCATATAATCCTTACTCTCTTGGAGGCAGTCAATCAAACGAACTTGCTCAAGCCGAAGCTATTGCCAATTCTCAATCGGGAGGGTTATCCCCATATAATCCTTACTCTCTTGGAGGCAGTCAATCAAACGCACTTGCTCAAGCCGAAGCTATTGCCAATTCTCAATCGGGAGGGTTATCCCCATATAATCCTTACTCTCTTGGAGGCAGTCAATCAAGCGCCCTTGCTGAAGCCATCACCAATTCTCAATCCGGAGGTTTATCTCCATATAATCCTTACTCTCTTGGAGGCAGTCAATCAAACGCACTTGCTCAAGCCGAAGCTATTGCCAATTCTCAATCGGGAGGGTTATCTCCATATAATCCTTACTCTCTTGGAGGCAGTCAATCAAACGCACTTGCTCAAGCCGAAGCTATTGCCAATTCTCAATCGGGAGGGTTATCTCCATATAATCCTTACTCTCTTGGAGGCAGTCAATCAAACGCACTTGCTCAAGCCGAAGCCATCGCCAACTCTCAATCAGGAGGTTTATCTCCATATAATCCTTACTCTCTTGGAGGCAGTCAATCAAACGCACTTGCTCAAGCCGAAGCTATTGCCAACTCTCAATCCGGAGGTTTATCTCCATATAATCCTTACTCTCTTGGAGGCAGTCAATCAAACGCACTTGCTCAAGCCGAAGCTATTGCCAACTCTCAATCCGGAGGTTTATCTCCATATAATCCTTACTCTCTTGGAGGCAGTCAATCAAACGCACTTGCTCAAGCCGAAGCTATTGCCAACTCTCAATCCGGAGGTTTATCTCCATATAATCCTTACTCTGTTGGAGGCAGTCAATCAAACGCACTTGCTCAAGCCGAAGCTATCGCCAACTCTCAATCAGGAG GTTTATCTCCATATAATCCTTACTCTCTTGGAGGCAGTCAATCAAACGCACTTGCTCAAGCCGAAGCTATTGCCAACTCTCAATCCGGAGGTTTATCTCCATATAATCCTTACTCTCTTGGAGGCAGTCAATCAAACGCACTTGCTCAAGCCGAAGCTATTGCCAACTCTCAATCCGGAGGTTTATCTCCATATAATCCTTACTCTCTTGGAGGCAGTCAATCAAACGCACTTGCTCAAGCCGAAGCTATTGCCAACTCTCAATCCGGAGGTTTATCTCCATATAATCCTTACTCTCTTGGAGGCAGTCAATCAAACGCACTTGCTCAAGCCGAAGCTATTGCCAACTCTCAATCCGGAGGTTTATCTCCATATAATCCTTACTCTCTTGGAGGCAGTCAATCAAACGCACTTGCTCAAGCCGAAGCTATTGCCAACTCTCAATCCGGAGGTTTATCTCCATATAATCCTTACTCTCTTGGAGGCAGTCAATCAAACGCACTTGCTCAAGCCGAAGCTATTGCCAACTCTCAATCCGGAGGTTTATCTCCATATAATCCTTACTCTCTTGGAGGCAGTCAATCAAACGCACTTGCTGAAGCCGAAGCTACAGCTAATTCACAATATGGTAATGCACAAGCTAGTGCCAACGCCGTGA
- the LOC116773828 gene encoding uncharacterized protein LOC116773828 isoform X5, with product MRGGLIGGFCFLAFLLSSGTKGENLLYSNDVLQGEIGKSSSNNSNLYREATAEIDTDSAETTKYDTSTPGTLHSDNNLIQNIEARSGTESEVTTETVTESLNSRDGGHIGYKESEPSDDEQSRYFHHATTASLNAIEDEDQALGRYDPESSESRVNPVTNRAAYNVNSNTEPAIQDQDIQDKSDEPDADLRHGLVHAFAGARSRVISQNDYILPTSIPGGDNLIACSNEYELHNIWSPIYDCMVCVCVREGWSLMPVCVTCNTCAIPPIAPPPPPSPPLLPPMRPSIIPEQPVIDLYPPLPPPILIPEQQIYDIYPPLPPPLPSPPSPPHFILPDQPEYEILPHPLPPSQPPFIVPEQPIYEILPPLLPKHLPPPPPPPPILPLPSPPLPIPPPPEPESQVSCDPLPTDSPFQNPLNPCQICICTRIYNALGQTDIQIQCQENPSCTPPPDNIQIPPTPVPRPAPMSLCEGFPPGVTFPHPSDACKICKCVIEEVYFTPEQRIICIPNPECEPLPLPPPPLPPPPIMPEPIPDIHHEVYPTISQNPEPMPWPPVLKPMPPPSPLPGPPPHDTCRPYPPNTPFQHPWDECQICMCSESYGVNIVNVEVNCYTKKSCCIEPPIPEPLLLPPYPSHVPSTNQATGNIVFIEPKCRYQPPDTPFIIDCNICICQVVFSYVVAQCTPQLNCGAPLIGGNVDTSAQATAIANSGNLSPNANFYPHSPIDSQSGSITQANAQSLSSLSNALGQANSYTVGGNSQAQAITNAQYNPYYIKPYSIGGGSKVLAQAEAETITNNLYPYNNNPYSPGSYFDSQAQAEAIANSQSGGLSPYNPYSLGGSQSNALAEAIANSQSGGLSPYNHYSLGGSQSSALAEAEAIANSQSGGLSPYNPYSLGGSQSSAFVEAIANSQSGGLSPYNPYSLGGSQSNALAQAEAIANSQSGGLSPYNPYSLGGSQSNALAQAEAIANSQSGGLSPYNPYSLGGSQSNALAQAEAIANSQSGGLSPYNPYSLGGSQSNALAQAEAIANSQSGGLSPYNPYSLGGSQSNALAQAEAIANSQSGGLSPYNPYSLGGSQSNALAQAEAIANSQSGGLSPYNPYSLGGSQSNALAQAEAIANSQSGGYLHIILTLLEAVNQTHLLKPKLLPTLNQEVYLHIILTLLEAVNQTNLLKPKLLPILNREGYPHIILTLLEAVNQTHLLKPKLLPILNREGYPHIILTLLEAVNQAPLLKPSPILNPEVYLHIILTLLEAVNQTHLLKPKLLPILNREGYLHIILTLLEAVNQTHLLKPKLLPILNREGYLHIILTLLEAVNQTHLLKPKPSPTLNQEVYLHIILTLLEAVNQTHLLKPKLLPTLNPEVYLHIILTLLEAVNQTHLLKPKLLPTLNPEVYLHIILTLLEAVNQTHLLKPKLLPTLNPEVYLHIILTLLEAVNQTHLLKPKLSPTLNQEVYLHIILTLLEAVNQTHLLKPKLLPTLNPEVYLHIILTLLEAVNQTHLLKPKLLPTLNPEVYLHIILTLLEAVNQTHLLKPKLLPTLNPEVYLHIILTLLEAVNQTHLLKPKLLPTLNPEVYLHIILTLLEAVNQTHLLKPKLLPTLNPEVYLHIILTLLEAVNQTHLLKPKLLPTLNPEVYLHIILTLLEAVNQTHLLKPKLLPTLNPEVYLHIILTLLEAVNQTHLLKPKLQLIHNMVMHKLVPTP from the exons AGTCGGAAGTTACTACCGAAACTGTAACGGAATCATTGAATTCTAGAGATG GTGGACACATCGGGTATAAGGAATCCGAGCCTAGTGATGATGAACAGTCAAGGTATTTTCATCACGCAACCACAGCAAGCCTTAATGCTATCGAAGACGAAGATCAAGCTTTAGg ACGTTATGATCCAGAGTCTTCCGAATCTCGTGTCAATCCCGTGACAAATCGAGCGGCATACAATGTTAACTCTAACACTGAACCAGCAATTCAAGACCAAGATATACAAGATAAATCGGATG aaCCTGATGCAGATCTTAGACACGGTTTAGTACATGCATTTGcag GAGCGAGGTCAAGAGTTATTAGTCAGAATGACTACATTCTTCCAACTTCAATACCAG gaGGAGATAACTTGATCGCATGCTCAAACGAGTATGAACTTCACAATATCTGGTCACCGATTTACGATTGTATGGTTTGTGTTTGTGTAAGGGAGGGCTGGTCTTTGATGCCTGTCTGTGTTACTTGTAACACGTGTGCTATACCACCGATAGCACCGCCACCCCCTCCTTCTCCACCACTGCTTCCGCCAATGCGGCCTTCAATAATTCCGGAGCAACCTGTGATCGACTTATACCCACCGCTTCCTCCTCCTATCCTAATCCCCGAACaacaaatatatgatatatatccACCACTACCACCTCCTTTACCATCACCACCGTCACCACCGCACTTTATTTTACCGGATCAACcggaatatgaaatattacctCATCCTTTGCCACCGTCTCAGCCACCATTTATAGTGCCAGAACAACCGATCTATGAAATATTACCACCACTACTGCCGAAGCATCTACCACCACCGCCACCACCACCACCGATATTGCCTTTGCCATCACCACCACTACCGATACCACCACCACCTGAACCAGAATCTCAAG TTTCGTGCGATCCGTTACCGACGGACTCACCATTCCAAAACCCATTGAATCCGTGCCAGATATGCATATGTACGCGGATCTACAATGCTCTCGGACAGACGGACATACAAATACAATGTCAGGAAAATCCATCATGCA CGCCGCCCCCCGACAACATACAAATAC CTCCGACGCCGGTGCCGAGACCAGCCCCGA TGTCGCTATGTGAGGGATTCCCGCCCGGTGTGACGTTCCCTCATCCGTCTGATGCATGCAAAATATGCAAGTGTGTTATCGAGGAAGTTTACTTCACACCAGAGCAAAGAATTATCTGCATACCAAACCCTGAATGCG AACCACTGCCATTACCACCACCACCACTACCACCACCACCGATAATGCCCGAGCCGATCCCAGATATACACCATGAAGTTTATCCTACGATATCACAGAATCCTGAACCGA tGCCTTGGCCACCAGTGCTAAAGCCAATGCCACCACCTAGTCCTCTACCTGGACCTCCACCAC ACGACACCTGTAGACCCTACCCTCCGAACACGCCATTCCAGCATCCGTGGGACGAATGTCAAATCTGTATGTGTAGCGAGTCTTATGGTGTGAATATCGTCAACGTAGAAGTCAACTGCTATACCAAAAAATCATGct GTATCGAACCACCGATTCCGG AACCCTTACTTTTACCCCCGTACC CGAGCCATGTGCCATCCACGAATCAAG CGACCggaaatatagtatttattg AACCGAAGTGCCGCTATCAACCACCAGATACACCGTTTATAATCGACTGTAATATTTGCATATGTCAAGTGGTATTCTCATATGTAGTCGCTCAGTGCACGCCACAACTAAATTGCG GAGCACCTTTAATCGGAGGGAATGTTGACACTTCCGCCCAAGCAACAGCCATTGCAAATTCAGGGAACTTGTCACCAAATGCAAATTTCTATCCACATTCTCCAATAGATAGTCAGTCTGGCTCAATTACTCAGGCAAATGCTCAGTCTCTATCAAGCCTCTCGAACGCTCTGGGTCAAGCCAATTCTTACACCGTGGGAGGCAATAGTCAAGCACAAGCCATCACAAATGCTCAATACAATCCATACTATATCAAACCATATTCTATTGGAGGAGGTTCTAAGGTTCTTGCGCAAGCTGAAGCGGAAACTATAACAAATAACTTATACCCATACAATAACAATCCTTATTCTCCAGGTAGTTATTTTGATTCTCAAGCACAAGCCGAAGCTATTGCCAATTCTCAATCGGGAGGGTTATCCCCATATAATCCTTATTCTCTTGGAGGCAGTCAATCAAACGCCCTTGCTGAAGCCATCGCCAACTCTCAATCGGGAGGGTTATCCCCATATAATCATTACTCTCTTGGAGGCAGCCAATCAAGCGCCCTTGCTGAAGCTGAAGCTATTGCCAATTCTCAATCAGGAGGTTTATCTCCATATAATCCTTACTCTCTTGGAGGCAGCCAATCAAGCGCCTTTGTTGAAGCCATCGCCAACTCTCAATCAGGAGGTTTATCTCCATATAATCCTTACTCTCTTGGAGGCAGTCAATCAAACGCACTTGCTCAAGCCGAAGCTATTGCCAATTCTCAATCGGGAGGGTTATCCCCATATAATCCTTACTCTCTTGGAGGCAGTCAATCAAACGCACTTGCTCAAGCCGAAGCTATTGCCAACTCTCAATCAGGAGGTTTATCTCCATACAATCCTTACTCTCTTGGAGGCAGTCAATCAAACGCACTTGCGCAAGCCGAAGCTATTGCCAACTCTCAATCAGGAGGTTTATCTCCATATAATCCTTACTCTCTTGGAGGCAGTCAATCAAACGCACTTGCGCAAGCCGAAGCTATTGCCAACTCTCAATCAGGAGGTTTATCTCCATATAATCCTTACTCTCTTGGAGGCAGTCAATCAAACGCACTTGCTCAAGCCGAAGCTATTGCCAACTCTCAATCAGGAGGTTTATCTCCATATAATCCTTACTCTCTTGGAGGCAGTCAATCAAACGCACTTGCTCAAGCCGAAGCTATTGCCAACTCTCAATCCGGAGGTTTATCTCCATATAATCCTTACTCTCTTGGAGGCAGTCAATCAAACGCACTTGCTCAAGCCGAAGCTATTGCCAACTCTCAATCCGGAGGTTATCTCCATATAATCCTTACTCTCTTGGAGGCAGTCAATCAAACGCACTTGCTCAAGCCGAAGCTATTGCCAACTCTCAATCAGGAGGTTTATCTCCATATAATCCTTACTCTCTTGGAGGCAGTCAATCAAACGAACTTGCTCAAGCCGAAGCTATTGCCAATTCTCAATCGGGAGGGTTATCCCCATATAATCCTTACTCTCTTGGAGGCAGTCAATCAAACGCACTTGCTCAAGCCGAAGCTATTGCCAATTCTCAATCGGGAGGGTTATCCCCATATAATCCTTACTCTCTTGGAGGCAGTCAATCAAGCGCCCTTGCTGAAGCCATCACCAATTCTCAATCCGGAGGTTTATCTCCATATAATCCTTACTCTCTTGGAGGCAGTCAATCAAACGCACTTGCTCAAGCCGAAGCTATTGCCAATTCTCAATCGGGAGGGTTATCTCCATATAATCCTTACTCTCTTGGAGGCAGTCAATCAAACGCACTTGCTCAAGCCGAAGCTATTGCCAATTCTCAATCGGGAGGGTTATCTCCATATAATCCTTACTCTCTTGGAGGCAGTCAATCAAACGCACTTGCTCAAGCCGAAGCCATCGCCAACTCTCAATCAGGAGGTTTATCTCCATATAATCCTTACTCTCTTGGAGGCAGTCAATCAAACGCACTTGCTCAAGCCGAAGCTATTGCCAACTCTCAATCCGGAGGTTTATCTCCATATAATCCTTACTCTCTTGGAGGCAGTCAATCAAACGCACTTGCTCAAGCCGAAGCTATTGCCAACTCTCAATCCGGAGGTTTATCTCCATATAATCCTTACTCTCTTGGAGGCAGTCAATCAAACGCACTTGCTCAAGCCGAAGCTATTGCCAACTCTCAATCCGGAGGTTTATCTCCATATAATCCTTACTCTGTTGGAGGCAGTCAATCAAACGCACTTGCTCAAGCCGAAGCTATCGCCAACTCTCAATCAGGAGGTTTATCTCCATATAATCCTTACTCTCTTGGAGGCAGTCAATCAAACGCACTTGCTCAAGCCGAAGCTTTTGCCAACTCTCAATCCGGAGGTTTATCTCCATATAATCCTTACTCTCTTGGAGGCAGTCAATCAAACGCACTTGCTCAAGCCGAAGCTATTGCCAACTCTCAATCCGGAGGTTTATCTCCATATAATCCTTACTCTCTTGGAGGCAGTCAATCAAACGCACTTGCTCAAGCCGAAGCTATTGCCAACTCTCAATCCGGAGGTTTATCTCCATATAATCCTTACTCTCTTGGAGGCAGTCAATCAAACGCACTTGCTCAAGCCGAAGCTATTGCCAACTCTCAATCCGGAGGTTTATCTCCATATAATCCTTACTCTCTTGGAGGCAGTCAATCAAACGCACTTGCTCAAGCCGAAGCTATTGCCAACTCTCAATCCGGAGGTTTATCTCCATATAATCCTTACTCTCTTGGAGGCAGTCAATCAAACGCACTTGCTCAAGCCGAAGCTATTGCCAACTCTCAATCCGGAGGTTTATCTCCATATAATCCTTACTCTCTTGGAGGCAGTCAATCAAACGCACTTGCTCAAGCCGAAGCTATTGCCAACTCTCAATCCGGAGGTTTATCTCCATATAATCCTTACTCTCTTGGAGGCAGTCAATCAAACGCACTTGCTGAAGCCGAAGCTACAGCTAATTCACAATATGGTAATGCACAAGCTAGTGCCAACGCCGTGA